In Methylothermaceae bacteria B42, the following proteins share a genomic window:
- a CDS encoding alanine--tRNA ligase: MKKLSTAEIRTLFLDYFRQHGHTVVPSSSLVPANDPTLLFTNAGMVPFKDVFLGRETRPYTRAASAQKCLRAGGKHNDLENVGYTARHHTFFEMLGNFSFGDYFKREAIHYAWEFLTENLAIPQEKLWVTVFEEDQEAEDIWLKEIKVSPERFARIGAKDNFWSMGDTGPCGPCTEIFYDHGPGIPGGPPGTPEADGDRYVEIWNLVFMQYDRAPDGTLSPLPKPSVDTGMGLERIAAVMQGVHSNYEIDVFQHLIRAAAKLAQIEDLDNNSLRVISDHIRAAAFLIADGVLPSNEGRGYVLRRIIRRAIRHGYQLGIRDSFFHKLVAPLCEVMGDAYPELIDSQSRIEQILIKEEQRFAETLEQGLALLEESLKLLQGKRIPGELIFQLYDTYGFPVDLTRDFALEHGLELDLEGFEQAMARQRERARAASGFSSDYHKVVPIHAKTQFVGYDQLQTKAKILTLFKEGEEVNALEAGESGVIILDKTPFYAESGGQVGDRGVIRTTSGLMRVEDTQKQGDAILHMGKVVQGTLQRGDECTAEVDEELRNATALNHSATHLLHAALRKLLGDHVQQKGSLVDWQRLRFDFSHFEPLTRDQIEEIERLVNAQIRRNLEVSAQEMARDEALAAGAVALFGEKYGDRVRVLAMGDFSVELCGGTHVQRTGDIGFFKITGETGIAAGVRRIEAVTGEQAVRWAQTADRQVTALAEIFKCKPENLEDKAVRLLEQNRQLDKELQRLKSKLASQAGGDLTSQAVEIDGIKVLATKLEDGDPKVLRTTLDQLKNKMGKAVIVLATVNNGKVTLVAGVTQNLTDRFKAGELVNFVAQQIGGRGGGRPDFAQAGGTQPENLKQALESVSGWVKEKV; this comes from the coding sequence ATGAAAAAACTAAGCACTGCGGAAATCCGCACTTTATTCCTGGATTACTTTCGCCAACACGGTCATACCGTAGTGCCTTCCAGTTCGCTCGTTCCAGCCAATGACCCCACTCTGCTGTTCACCAATGCGGGCATGGTGCCCTTCAAGGATGTGTTTTTGGGGCGCGAAACCCGCCCCTATACCCGCGCTGCCTCGGCCCAGAAATGCCTGCGCGCCGGCGGCAAGCATAATGACCTTGAAAACGTGGGCTATACGGCCCGCCATCATACCTTCTTTGAGATGCTGGGGAATTTCAGCTTCGGCGATTACTTTAAGCGCGAGGCCATCCATTACGCCTGGGAGTTTTTGACGGAAAATCTCGCTATCCCCCAAGAGAAATTGTGGGTAACGGTTTTCGAAGAGGATCAAGAAGCCGAAGACATTTGGCTGAAGGAAATAAAAGTCTCCCCTGAGCGCTTTGCCCGCATCGGCGCCAAAGACAACTTTTGGTCCATGGGCGACACCGGCCCCTGTGGGCCATGCACCGAAATATTTTACGATCACGGTCCCGGAATTCCAGGTGGGCCGCCGGGAACACCTGAAGCGGATGGGGACCGTTATGTGGAAATCTGGAACTTGGTCTTCATGCAATACGACCGGGCGCCAGATGGAACATTGTCACCCCTGCCAAAGCCCTCGGTAGATACCGGGATGGGTCTGGAGCGGATTGCCGCCGTCATGCAAGGCGTCCACAGCAATTACGAGATTGATGTTTTTCAGCACCTTATCCGGGCTGCGGCCAAACTGGCTCAAATAGAAGATCTCGACAATAACTCACTCCGGGTGATTTCCGACCATATTCGCGCCGCCGCTTTTTTGATTGCCGATGGCGTGCTGCCTTCCAACGAAGGTCGGGGTTATGTGCTGAGAAGAATTATCCGCCGCGCCATTCGCCATGGCTATCAATTGGGTATCCGCGATAGCTTCTTTCACAAATTGGTGGCGCCTCTTTGCGAAGTGATGGGGGACGCCTATCCCGAACTTATTGACAGCCAATCAAGAATCGAGCAGATTCTGATCAAGGAAGAGCAGCGTTTTGCTGAAACGCTGGAGCAAGGGCTGGCGCTGCTGGAAGAGAGCCTAAAACTCCTTCAAGGCAAGCGAATCCCGGGGGAGCTGATTTTCCAGCTTTATGATACTTATGGCTTTCCCGTGGATCTGACCCGGGATTTTGCCCTGGAACATGGTCTGGAACTTGATTTGGAAGGATTCGAACAGGCGATGGCCCGGCAAAGAGAGCGGGCCCGGGCCGCCAGTGGATTCAGTTCCGATTACCACAAAGTTGTCCCCATTCACGCCAAAACCCAGTTTGTTGGCTATGACCAGCTACAGACAAAAGCAAAAATACTCACCTTGTTCAAGGAAGGGGAAGAAGTAAATGCGCTGGAAGCAGGAGAGTCTGGGGTCATCATTTTAGATAAAACCCCATTTTACGCCGAAAGCGGTGGCCAAGTGGGTGACCGGGGCGTTATTCGAACAACATCTGGGTTGATGCGGGTTGAGGATACCCAAAAACAAGGCGACGCTATTTTGCACATGGGCAAAGTCGTGCAGGGTACATTGCAGCGCGGCGATGAATGCACCGCCGAGGTGGATGAAGAACTACGCAATGCCACCGCCCTTAATCACTCTGCCACCCACTTGCTGCATGCGGCGCTGCGCAAATTACTCGGCGACCATGTCCAACAGAAAGGTTCGCTGGTGGATTGGCAGCGCCTGCGTTTTGACTTCTCCCACTTCGAGCCTCTCACCCGGGATCAGATCGAGGAAATAGAACGGCTGGTCAACGCGCAAATCCGCCGTAACCTGGAAGTCTCTGCCCAGGAAATGGCGAGAGATGAAGCATTAGCCGCCGGTGCCGTGGCCCTCTTTGGGGAGAAGTATGGCGACCGGGTAAGGGTACTGGCGATGGGGGATTTTTCCGTAGAACTTTGCGGGGGCACTCACGTTCAACGTACCGGGGATATCGGCTTTTTCAAAATAACCGGAGAAACGGGGATTGCCGCAGGGGTCCGAAGAATTGAGGCCGTTACCGGCGAGCAGGCTGTTCGCTGGGCGCAGACTGCAGACCGGCAGGTTACCGCTTTGGCGGAAATATTCAAATGCAAACCGGAAAATCTGGAAGATAAAGCTGTCAGGCTCCTGGAACAGAACCGTCAACTGGATAAAGAACTACAGCGACTAAAATCCAAACTCGCTTCCCAGGCAGGCGGCGATCTTACCTCCCAGGCGGTGGAAATCGATGGCATCAAAGTTTTGGCAACCAAGCTCGAGGATGGTGATCCCAAAGTTTTGCGAACCACCTTGGACCAACTAAAAAACAAGATGGGTAAAGCGGTAATCGTATTGGCCACGGTCAATAATGGAAAAGTCACGCTGGTTGCTGGCGTCACCCAGAATTTGACGGATCGTTTCAAAGCTGGCGAACTGGTCAATTTCGTCGCTCAGCAAATCGGTGGCCGTGGCGGCGGGCGGCCGGATTTTGCCCAAGCAGGCGGCACCCAGCCCGAAAATCTCAAGCAAGCGCTGGAATCGGTATCCGGTTGGGTCAAAGAGAAAGTTTGA
- a CDS encoding damage-inducible protein CinA, whose translation MQLPMDPRLYDLACKVGSLLKSKGWILVTAESCTGGWVAKCLTDVPGSSEWFERGFVTYSNIAKMEMLGVCRETLDQHGAVSQQTVAEMTTGALSHSHAHWALAVSGIAGPTGGSADKPVGTVWFSWQQRGKKARTYLAHFQGDRECIRRQAVECALQGVLDGGRKN comes from the coding sequence ATGCAACTCCCTATGGACCCAAGACTTTATGACCTAGCTTGTAAAGTAGGCTCATTACTGAAATCCAAGGGATGGATATTAGTGACCGCCGAATCTTGCACTGGAGGTTGGGTAGCGAAATGCTTAACCGATGTCCCAGGAAGCTCGGAATGGTTTGAGCGTGGATTTGTCACCTACAGTAATATCGCCAAAATGGAGATGCTGGGCGTGTGCCGCGAAACATTGGATCAACACGGCGCCGTCAGCCAGCAAACCGTAGCCGAAATGACCACAGGCGCACTTTCTCATAGCCATGCCCATTGGGCTCTGGCGGTCAGCGGGATCGCAGGTCCTACCGGCGGTTCAGCTGATAAACCCGTAGGTACGGTATGGTTTTCGTGGCAGCAACGAGGAAAAAAAGCTCGAACCTATTTGGCGCATTTTCAAGGGGACCGGGAATGCATCCGCAGGCAAGCGGTAGAATGTGCGTTACAAGGCGTTCTGGATGGCGGCAGAAAAAACTGA
- a CDS encoding rhomboid family intramembrane serine protease — protein sequence MFPVRDTIISHSPPLMTWAIIGANTAVFIFELTLGPQQLEAVFYWFGLVPARYSHPEWAMLLGFPVDNYWPFLTSMFLHSGWMHFIGNMWTLWIFGDNVEDRMGPLRFLLFYLLCGIIAGVVHWFTNLHSTIPTVGASGAISGVLGAYFLLFPRAHIITLIPIFFYPLFIALPAATFALIWFFSQLFSGTAALLGPGQVGGVAWWAHIGGFIAGVALCKLFIHPDRKHVAYKDEVDYDNAWDIKV from the coding sequence ATGTTTCCTGTTCGTGACACAATTATCAGCCACTCCCCGCCTTTGATGACCTGGGCGATTATTGGCGCCAATACTGCCGTTTTTATATTTGAACTCACCCTGGGCCCGCAACAATTGGAAGCGGTGTTTTACTGGTTCGGACTCGTTCCGGCCCGTTACTCTCATCCAGAATGGGCCATGCTCCTGGGGTTCCCCGTGGATAACTACTGGCCATTTCTGACCAGTATGTTTCTGCACAGTGGCTGGATGCACTTCATTGGAAATATGTGGACGTTGTGGATCTTTGGAGATAACGTTGAAGACCGTATGGGGCCGCTACGTTTTCTACTCTTTTATCTGCTCTGTGGCATTATTGCCGGCGTGGTGCACTGGTTTACCAATCTCCATTCCACCATTCCCACGGTTGGGGCTTCGGGCGCCATCTCTGGTGTGCTTGGCGCTTATTTCTTGCTTTTCCCCCGGGCGCATATTATCACTTTGATCCCTATTTTCTTTTATCCGCTATTTATCGCGCTTCCAGCCGCCACCTTTGCTTTAATCTGGTTTTTCAGCCAATTGTTTTCCGGAACCGCGGCTTTATTGGGACCGGGGCAAGTAGGTGGGGTCGCCTGGTGGGCACATATTGGCGGATTTATTGCCGGAGTAGCGCTTTGCAAATTGTTTATCCACCCGGACCGCAAGCATGTGGCCTACAAAGATGAAGTCGATTACGACAACGCTTGGGACATCAAGGTATAA
- a CDS encoding peptide transporter, whose amino-acid sequence MARYRTAPLAIRTMPPGIPFIVANEAAERFSYYGMRAILVVYMTQYLLDSSGRPDPMSPEEAKGWFHLFVSAVYITPMLGALLADGLWGKYKTIITLSLVYCLGHFVLALDDTRTGLLIGQSLIALGAGGIKPCVSAHLGDQFGASNQPLMSRAFGWFYIAINLGAFAAMLITPYLLRHHGSSVAFAVPGVLMALATLIFWAGRYRFAHIPPGGKQFIRSVFSASGLQVLLKLSIVYLFVAMFWALFDQTGSSWVLQAEQMDRMLLGYEILPSQLQAANPLLIILLVPLFTHGLYPRVERYVTLTPMRKMAVGMFVTVLAFALAAWLQMRIDAGNTPHIAWQLLAYLILTSAEILVSITCLEFSYTQAPNAMKSFVMAFFMASVALGNLFTSAVNFFIQNPDGTTKLVGADYFWFFTLAMGITSVLFLVVVKFYRETTHIQQELPLERL is encoded by the coding sequence ATGGCCCGATATCGCACTGCTCCTTTAGCCATCCGGACCATGCCGCCTGGTATACCTTTTATTGTGGCAAACGAGGCTGCTGAGCGTTTTAGTTATTACGGGATGCGTGCCATTTTGGTGGTGTACATGACGCAATATTTGCTTGATTCCTCGGGAAGACCTGATCCGATGTCCCCCGAGGAAGCCAAGGGATGGTTCCATTTATTTGTGTCAGCGGTCTATATCACCCCTATGCTGGGTGCCCTGTTAGCGGATGGGTTGTGGGGCAAATACAAAACCATTATCACCCTATCATTGGTGTATTGCCTGGGACATTTTGTCTTGGCACTGGATGATACACGCACCGGGTTGTTGATAGGCCAGTCTTTGATCGCCCTTGGCGCGGGCGGCATTAAGCCCTGCGTTTCGGCGCATTTGGGTGACCAGTTTGGCGCCAGCAACCAGCCATTGATGAGCCGGGCGTTTGGCTGGTTTTATATTGCCATCAATCTTGGCGCCTTCGCTGCAATGCTGATTACGCCTTATTTGCTGCGGCACCATGGATCTTCAGTCGCTTTTGCCGTGCCCGGAGTGCTGATGGCGCTGGCGACTTTGATCTTTTGGGCGGGACGGTACCGTTTTGCCCATATCCCCCCTGGAGGGAAACAGTTTATTCGTTCTGTATTCAGCGCCTCAGGATTGCAAGTTTTGCTTAAGCTAAGCATTGTGTATTTGTTTGTCGCCATGTTTTGGGCTCTTTTTGATCAGACCGGCTCTTCATGGGTGCTGCAGGCTGAACAAATGGACCGCATGTTACTGGGTTACGAGATTCTGCCTTCCCAACTACAGGCCGCCAATCCTTTATTGATCATTCTATTGGTTCCGCTATTTACCCACGGCCTTTATCCCAGGGTGGAGCGTTACGTGACCCTTACCCCGATGCGGAAAATGGCGGTTGGGATGTTCGTCACCGTGCTTGCCTTTGCCTTGGCGGCTTGGTTGCAAATGCGCATCGATGCTGGTAACACGCCCCACATCGCCTGGCAGCTTTTGGCCTATCTGATTTTGACTTCGGCTGAAATCCTGGTGTCCATTACTTGTCTGGAATTCTCCTATACGCAGGCGCCCAATGCCATGAAGTCTTTTGTCATGGCGTTTTTTATGGCCTCGGTGGCATTGGGCAACCTGTTCACCAGCGCAGTCAATTTCTTTATCCAAAATCCGGATGGCACAACCAAATTGGTTGGCGCTGATTATTTCTGGTTTTTTACGCTTGCCATGGGCATCACATCGGTACTTTTTTTGGTTGTGGTAAAGTTCTACAGGGAAACGACACATATTCAACAGGAATTGCCCTTGGAGAGGTTGTGA
- a CDS encoding DNA recombination/repair protein RecA: MLDENKRKALGAALLQIEKQYGKGAVMRMGDTGPVRDIEAVSTGSLALDIALGIGGLPKGRVVEIYGPESSGKTTLALSAIAQGQKKGGVAAFVDAEHALDPVYAQKLGVNLDDLLVSQPDTGEQALEIVDMLVRSGAVDIIVVDSVAALTPKAEIEGEMGDAHVGLQARLMSQALRKLTANIKRSNALVIFINQIRMKIGVMFGNPETTTGGNALKFYASVRLDIRRTGAIKKGEEVLGNETKVKVVKNKVAPPFKTANFEILYGEGISKLGELIDLGVDYGFVQKAGAWYSIGKERIGQGKDNARQYLKEHPELAEKLEEQIRAKAFGTKQPEPGEDEVAVTAEKKD; the protein is encoded by the coding sequence ATGCTAGACGAAAACAAACGCAAAGCGCTTGGCGCGGCGCTTCTACAGATCGAGAAACAATACGGTAAAGGCGCGGTAATGCGCATGGGAGACACAGGCCCTGTGCGTGATATCGAAGCGGTTTCCACCGGCTCTTTGGCCTTGGATATTGCCCTGGGTATCGGCGGACTGCCCAAGGGACGCGTGGTGGAAATCTATGGTCCGGAATCATCCGGCAAAACCACGCTGGCCCTGTCCGCTATTGCGCAGGGACAAAAAAAAGGTGGCGTCGCTGCATTCGTCGATGCCGAGCACGCGCTCGACCCGGTATATGCGCAAAAACTTGGGGTCAATCTCGACGACCTGCTGGTCTCCCAGCCAGACACCGGTGAACAGGCACTTGAAATTGTCGATATGCTGGTACGTTCTGGCGCCGTTGATATTATCGTGGTGGACTCCGTAGCGGCTTTGACGCCAAAAGCTGAGATCGAAGGGGAAATGGGCGATGCCCACGTTGGCCTCCAAGCCCGGCTCATGTCCCAGGCGCTGCGTAAACTGACCGCCAACATCAAGCGCTCCAATGCTCTGGTGATCTTTATCAATCAGATCCGCATGAAAATTGGCGTCATGTTTGGCAACCCGGAAACCACCACCGGCGGTAACGCGCTCAAATTTTACGCTTCCGTGCGTCTGGATATCCGCCGTACCGGTGCCATTAAAAAGGGCGAAGAAGTGCTCGGCAACGAAACCAAAGTGAAAGTGGTCAAGAACAAAGTCGCCCCCCCGTTTAAAACCGCCAATTTCGAAATCCTTTACGGCGAGGGAATCTCCAAGCTCGGAGAGCTGATTGACCTTGGCGTTGACTATGGTTTCGTGCAAAAAGCCGGGGCTTGGTACAGTATTGGCAAGGAGCGCATCGGCCAAGGCAAGGATAATGCCCGGCAATACTTGAAAGAACACCCGGAACTGGCGGAAAAGCTGGAGGAACAGATCCGGGCCAAAGCTTTTGGTACAAAGCAACCCGAGCCTGGAGAGGATGAAGTAGCCGTCACTGCGGAGAAGAAAGACTGA
- a CDS encoding prolipoprotein diacylglyceryl transferase (transfers the N-acyl diglyceride moiety to the prospective N-terminal cysteine in prolipoprotein) — translation MITYPNIDPVAVQLGPLKVHWYGLMYVIGFLGAWVLARWRIKRLMGWTSEQVDDLIFYGALGVILGGRIGYMLFYNLPTLVSDPVSFFKVWEGGMSFHGGLIGVLTAMWLFGRKHQKRFFEVTDFIAPFVPIGLFTGRLGNFINGELWGKVSEVPWAMVFPGGGPFPRHPSQLYEALLEGLVLFTVLWIYSSKPRPEKAVSGLFLLLYGVFRFAIEFVREPDAHIGYLAFGWLTMGQLLSFPMILAGLALMLLAYRRLAPLHSQS, via the coding sequence ATGATTACCTATCCAAACATCGATCCAGTAGCCGTCCAGCTTGGCCCGCTGAAAGTCCATTGGTACGGATTGATGTACGTGATTGGTTTCCTTGGGGCCTGGGTACTGGCGCGCTGGCGCATAAAACGGCTCATGGGATGGACTTCGGAGCAGGTCGATGATCTGATTTTCTACGGTGCTCTGGGAGTGATTCTGGGGGGCAGAATCGGTTACATGCTTTTTTACAACCTGCCAACGCTGGTATCGGATCCCGTCAGTTTTTTTAAAGTATGGGAAGGGGGCATGTCCTTTCACGGCGGGTTAATTGGCGTATTAACAGCGATGTGGCTGTTTGGACGCAAACATCAAAAACGGTTTTTTGAGGTCACCGATTTTATCGCGCCTTTTGTCCCCATTGGATTATTCACCGGCCGGCTCGGAAACTTCATTAACGGTGAGTTGTGGGGGAAGGTGAGTGAAGTTCCCTGGGCCATGGTTTTCCCCGGAGGCGGTCCTTTTCCTCGCCACCCTTCCCAACTCTATGAGGCGTTGCTGGAAGGTTTGGTGTTATTTACCGTGCTTTGGATCTACTCCAGCAAGCCGCGTCCGGAAAAGGCGGTTTCTGGATTATTTTTATTGCTATACGGCGTATTCCGCTTTGCTATCGAATTCGTACGGGAACCAGATGCCCATATCGGCTATTTGGCATTCGGCTGGTTGACCATGGGGCAATTGTTATCCTTTCCCATGATCCTGGCTGGACTGGCTTTGATGCTGCTCGCCTATCGGCGCCTTGCCCCTCTCCATTCTCAAAGCTGA
- a CDS encoding diadenosine tetraphosphatase — MAYYAIGDIQGCFFELQKLLDKINFDPSQDSLWFTGDLVNRGPHSLETLRFVKALGERAVTVLGNHDLHLLAVAYGQPYKNQEELADILEAPDRQELIDWLKKRPLLHCDGRYCMIHAGLPPQWDMKEASQRAQEVEAVLRGEEMPDFIRHMYGDTPTRWCDDLSGWDRLRFIVNCFTRLRYCDRDGNLALNYTGPPGSQPEHLIPWFRVPGRKSEGQEIIFGHWSTLGFVAENGCYGIDTGCLWGGQLTALRLDGEMYRVSIDCPCYKQPG, encoded by the coding sequence ATGGCGTATTATGCAATTGGAGATATCCAAGGTTGTTTTTTTGAACTGCAAAAGCTGCTGGATAAGATTAATTTTGACCCTAGCCAGGATTCGTTATGGTTTACAGGTGACCTAGTCAATCGCGGGCCTCATTCCTTGGAAACACTACGTTTTGTAAAGGCGCTGGGGGAAAGGGCCGTGACGGTGCTCGGAAATCATGATTTGCATTTATTAGCGGTTGCCTATGGGCAGCCCTATAAAAACCAAGAAGAACTTGCTGACATTTTGGAAGCCCCAGACCGCCAAGAACTCATCGACTGGCTTAAGAAACGGCCATTATTGCACTGCGATGGCCGTTACTGCATGATTCACGCTGGCCTTCCTCCTCAGTGGGACATGAAGGAAGCGTCTCAGCGTGCCCAAGAAGTGGAAGCGGTGTTGCGTGGAGAGGAAATGCCTGACTTTATCCGTCATATGTATGGGGACACCCCCACACGCTGGTGCGACGATCTATCCGGTTGGGATCGGCTACGCTTCATCGTCAATTGCTTTACGCGCCTGCGCTATTGTGACCGGGACGGTAATTTAGCCCTCAACTATACAGGACCCCCGGGTTCGCAGCCCGAGCATTTAATACCTTGGTTTAGAGTTCCAGGTCGGAAGAGCGAAGGCCAGGAAATTATCTTTGGCCATTGGTCCACCTTGGGGTTTGTGGCAGAAAATGGTTGTTATGGCATCGATACTGGATGTCTATGGGGAGGGCAGTTGACGGCACTGCGTCTGGATGGGGAGATGTACCGGGTGAGCATTGATTGCCCTTGCTATAAGCAGCCGGGGTAA
- a CDS encoding thymidylate synthase codes for MQVYLELLNDILENGTPKDDRTGTGTLSVFGRQLRFDLSKGFPLLTTKKLHWPSIVHELLWFLSGSTNVGYLREHGVTIWDEWADKNGELGPVYGRQWRAWKNRRGETIDQLSQVIEAIKRTPDSRRLLVNAWNVGELEDMALPPCHYAYQFYVAGGKLSCLFNMRSVDVFLGLPFNIASYALLTHMVAQQCHLAPGEVIWNGGDVHLYSNHLSQARLQLQRKPHEPPQLEIARTPSSLFEYRFEDFKLHNYNAHPHIKAPVAV; via the coding sequence ATGCAAGTCTATCTTGAGTTACTGAATGACATTCTTGAAAACGGTACCCCTAAGGATGACCGGACCGGCACGGGAACACTAAGTGTTTTCGGCCGCCAGCTGCGTTTTGATTTAAGCAAAGGATTCCCGCTCCTAACGACCAAAAAGCTGCACTGGCCTTCCATTGTTCACGAATTACTATGGTTTCTCTCGGGCAGCACCAATGTCGGTTACCTTCGGGAGCACGGCGTAACCATTTGGGACGAGTGGGCCGATAAAAATGGAGAACTGGGCCCGGTGTATGGCCGCCAATGGCGAGCTTGGAAAAACCGCCGGGGGGAAACGATCGATCAATTATCTCAGGTCATTGAAGCCATCAAGCGCACGCCTGATTCCCGCCGTTTATTGGTGAATGCCTGGAATGTGGGTGAGTTGGAGGATATGGCTCTGCCGCCATGTCACTACGCCTATCAATTTTATGTGGCAGGCGGCAAGCTATCTTGTCTATTTAATATGCGCTCGGTTGATGTTTTCCTGGGACTGCCTTTCAATATCGCCAGTTATGCTTTGCTGACGCACATGGTCGCGCAGCAGTGTCACCTGGCGCCGGGGGAAGTGATCTGGAATGGTGGGGATGTGCATCTTTACTCTAATCACCTAAGCCAAGCCCGCCTTCAGTTACAGCGTAAACCCCATGAACCGCCGCAATTGGAAATTGCAAGAACCCCGTCTTCCCTGTTTGAATACCGCTTTGAAGACTTTAAGCTCCATAACTATAATGCCCATCCTCACATTAAAGCCCCAGTGGCGGTGTAA
- a CDS encoding UDP-N-acetylmuramate:L-alanyl-gamma-D-glutamyl-meso-diaminopimelate ligase (ligates L-alanyl-gamma-D-glutamyl-meso-diaminopimelate to UDP-N-acetylmuramic acid for reincorporation into peptidoglycan): MHIHILGICGTFMGGLALLARELGHHVTGSDKNVYPPMSTQLEYAGIQLSEYSSENLIPRPDLVIIGNALSRGNPEVEAVLNQNIPYTSGPQWLAETALQPRWVLAVTGTHGKTTTSSMLAWILEVAGKSPGFLIGGVPLNFGCSARLGQSPFFVIEADEYDTAFFDKRSKFVHYRPRTVVLNNLEFDHADIFPDLKAIQTQFHHLIRTIPGNGLIVAPKDNHNLEEVFAMGCWTPTEYTAISDPSCQWHAKLLEPDGSHFEVFHHEDLFGEIQWTLTGRHNVSNALSAIAAAAHTEIPPALIVDALCQFQNVKRRMELLAVINGISVYDDFAHHPTAIETTLEGLRAQVGEQRIIAVLEPRSNTMRMGMHAEQIPQSLAAADISIIFAPSDIRWTPSLISQRGANFKIFQSLNTLADELTHLVQPGDHLIFMSNGGFGGIHKLVISAIQSRFDAI, translated from the coding sequence ATGCATATTCACATTTTAGGTATCTGCGGCACTTTCATGGGCGGCCTTGCGCTATTGGCGAGAGAACTGGGACACCACGTCACTGGCTCTGATAAAAATGTCTACCCTCCCATGAGCACTCAGCTAGAGTACGCAGGGATACAACTGTCGGAATACTCCTCTGAAAACCTCATACCCCGTCCTGATTTGGTGATTATTGGCAATGCTCTGTCCCGAGGCAATCCTGAAGTTGAAGCAGTCTTAAACCAAAATATCCCTTACACTTCAGGTCCTCAATGGCTTGCAGAGACGGCCCTGCAGCCCAGATGGGTGCTTGCGGTGACAGGCACCCATGGCAAGACCACCACTAGCAGCATGCTAGCATGGATATTGGAGGTAGCAGGCAAATCCCCGGGCTTTCTTATTGGTGGAGTTCCATTGAATTTTGGTTGCTCAGCCCGGCTTGGCCAATCACCTTTTTTTGTCATTGAGGCGGACGAATATGACACCGCATTTTTTGATAAACGCTCAAAATTTGTTCACTACCGACCCCGCACGGTGGTATTAAACAACTTGGAATTCGACCATGCGGATATCTTCCCTGACCTAAAGGCAATTCAAACGCAATTCCATCATCTGATCCGAACTATCCCGGGCAATGGCTTGATAGTCGCCCCCAAGGACAACCATAATCTCGAAGAAGTATTCGCCATGGGATGCTGGACACCGACTGAATACACGGCCATTTCTGATCCTTCTTGTCAGTGGCATGCAAAGCTTCTAGAACCAGATGGATCTCATTTCGAAGTCTTTCATCATGAGGATCTATTTGGCGAAATTCAATGGACGCTAACTGGCCGTCATAACGTCTCCAATGCTTTATCTGCTATCGCTGCGGCTGCTCACACCGAAATTCCTCCAGCTCTCATAGTTGATGCTTTATGTCAATTTCAAAATGTCAAGCGGCGCATGGAGCTATTAGCTGTTATCAACGGAATTTCTGTTTATGACGATTTCGCCCATCACCCAACTGCTATTGAAACCACTTTGGAAGGTTTGCGTGCTCAAGTGGGCGAACAGAGAATAATTGCCGTGCTGGAACCCCGTTCTAATACCATGCGCATGGGTATGCACGCAGAGCAGATCCCACAATCCCTTGCTGCAGCTGATATTTCTATCATTTTTGCACCCTCCGATATCCGTTGGACTCCAAGCCTAATTTCCCAGAGAGGTGCTAATTTCAAAATATTTCAATCTTTAAATACCTTGGCAGATGAGCTAACGCATCTGGTACAACCAGGCGATCATTTGATCTTTATGAGCAATGGCGGCTTCGGCGGGATTCACAAACTTGTTATTTCTGCCATCCAATCCAGATTTGACGCTATTTGA